A genomic window from Gambusia affinis linkage group LG16, SWU_Gaff_1.0, whole genome shotgun sequence includes:
- the LOC122846011 gene encoding snRNA-activating protein complex subunit 1-like, with product MESYRKPVKSDCEALLSRFQQTQSVRFEVFSNIWKEMKFVQIFRQSHNKRAFCRLVLDVAYCYFLPPFSFQIRVGGLYLLYSFYHCQTTSHPEQIRVALKDWEDVRNFEKESLEAQHLDAAYILQQLMTCKAFLFTAMPTLLHYSRKRTEEKPELCDEFMERPCRPQELINNQLTEEMSNIHELYKNTKASISSQMSTAAAASVNLVRDGIVSELCSAVMEFYNWKQNRDTVNEDQPSQERISPQQECSNRASLLAAIKSKAYEEASEAVKSRRHRQVEIDLPAEEDKSFLKLRHSRVKKPSLKNRTKEQIHMSGDLGREAARTTLINHLVTLEPALQEKIKNERRFKSLNEHLESQTISTSH from the exons ATGGAGTCCTACCGGAAGCCTGTGAAATCAGACTGTGAGGCGTTGCTCAGCCGCTTCCAACAAACACAGTCGGTCAGATTTGAGGTTTTCTCCAACATTTGGAAGGAGATGAAGTTCGTTCAGATCTTCAG ACAGAGCCACAACAAGCGAGCCTTCTGCCGTCTGGTCCTGGACGTAGCTTACTGCTACTTCCTGCCCCCGTTCAGCTTCCAGATCCGTGTGGGTGGTCTCTACCTGCTGTACAGCTTCTACCACTGCCAGACCACCTCACATCCAGAACAG ATCCGTGTGGCCCTGAAGGACTGGGAGGATGTGAGAAACTTTGAGAAGGAATCATTGGAGGCTCAACATCTCGATGCTGCCTACATCTTACAACAGCTTATGACTTGCAAAGCTTTCCTCTTCACTGCAATGCCCACTCTG CTTCATTACAGCAGAAAGAGGACTGAGGAGAAGCCAGAGCTGTGTGATGAGTTCATGGAACGACCATGTCGCCCTCAGGAACTGATAAATAATCAGCTGACTGAG GAAATGTCAAATATCCATGAGCTGTACAAAAATACGAAGGCGTCCATCAGCTCCCAGATGtccacagcagctgctgcttctgtcaACCTGGTCCGTGATGGAATCGTGTCGGAGCTCTGCAGCGCTGTGATGGAATTCTACAACTGGAAGCAGAACAGG GACACAGTCAATGAAGACCAGCCCAGCCAGGAGAGAATTTCACCTCAGCAGGAG TGTTCCAACAGAGCCTCGCTACTGGCAGCCATCAAATCTAAGGCTTATGAAGAAGCATCAGAG GCTGTAAAGTCACGGCGCCATCGTCAGGTGGAGATCGATTTAcctgcagaggaagacaaaTCCTTCCTGAAGCTACGCCATTCCAGAGTGAAAAAGCCATCTCTCAAAAACAGAACTAAAGAGCAGATCCACATGTCAG GCGACCTGGGGAGAGAAGCTGCAAGGACCACCCTGATAAACCATCTGGTTACCCTGGAACCCGCTTTACAAG aaaaaattaagaatgaaAGAAGATTCAAGTCTTTGAATGAACATCTGGAGTCACAAACAATCTCAACATCTCACTGA